The bacterium genome includes a region encoding these proteins:
- a CDS encoding FxsA family protein, with amino-acid sequence MMARLLLLFIVLPAVELGLLIEIGGYIGTPATIGLIVVTGIVGAALARRQGLRVIGEIQRELAEGRLPASSLMDGLMILIASALLVTPGVLTDVFGFLCLMPGFRSLVKRSLKARFEAAAREGRVHVNIAGMDLGRSEDYGDEPIIDVTPGRSDRKP; translated from the coding sequence ATGATGGCGCGCCTGCTTCTCCTGTTTATCGTCTTGCCCGCAGTCGAACTCGGTTTGTTGATCGAGATCGGCGGCTACATCGGAACCCCGGCAACGATCGGACTCATCGTGGTGACCGGTATCGTAGGTGCCGCCCTGGCCCGACGACAAGGGCTTCGCGTGATCGGTGAAATCCAGAGAGAACTCGCCGAAGGTCGCCTTCCGGCTTCTTCGCTGATGGACGGCCTGATGATCCTGATCGCGTCTGCCCTCCTGGTGACGCCCGGCGTTTTGACGGACGTGTTCGGATTTCTGTGCCTGATGCCCGGCTTTCGTTCTCTGGTCAAACGCTCTCTGAAGGCTCGTTTCGAGGCTGCGGCGCGCGAGGGCAGGGTGCACGTCAATATCGCGGGAATGGATCTTGGGCGTTCCGAGGACTACGGCGACGAACCTATCATCGACGTGACGCCCGGGCGTTCTGATCGAAAACCCTGA
- a CDS encoding glutathione S-transferase, whose product MYRLFSWEHSYFSGKVRAYLRFKQRQGALGPGFEDILATPELIQGLLLARSGSGAVPQLCAPDGTWVQDSSEIIDFCEVAHPQMAIVPDPAQAPRQCLTSYLIELLADEWMVVPGFWERWYFSEDGRELSHRGFNEQQWGAAIAAGAPGEVRRAVGAAFFENAFGISESRTNPRGVYAGLVHLGVDERTEPAWQASQQQILELLELHFAKHDYALGGRPSLADYGLLAPLYAHLYRDAVPGFALRTHFPLVCEWVERTNGEGALNARMYGQKLYSLDEAGQLVGREATSDGAAWLESDEIPDTLLPLLGVFFEEMWPVLRDAMQVLTRFIASDMHRSDGELPGKTFTATPGFEAHQTGEGALTQEFEIGGVRGRRMVVPYQIWMLQRLERVLASCTSTPDARERVTSLLAEIPNGLELLELGKKLAGCRVRKEGALLYAERGSECSA is encoded by the coding sequence ATGTACCGACTCTTCTCCTGGGAACACAGCTATTTCTCCGGCAAGGTTCGCGCGTATCTGCGTTTCAAACAGCGACAGGGAGCGCTCGGACCGGGGTTCGAAGACATCCTGGCAACGCCTGAGTTGATCCAGGGCCTCTTGCTTGCCCGTTCCGGGAGCGGTGCGGTTCCGCAACTCTGCGCACCGGATGGAACCTGGGTACAGGACTCCAGCGAGATCATCGACTTTTGTGAGGTCGCACATCCTCAGATGGCCATCGTTCCAGATCCGGCTCAGGCTCCGCGTCAGTGCCTCACTTCCTACCTGATCGAACTATTGGCCGACGAGTGGATGGTGGTGCCCGGGTTCTGGGAACGCTGGTATTTTTCGGAAGATGGGCGAGAGCTGAGTCACCGCGGTTTCAATGAACAACAATGGGGAGCTGCAATCGCCGCAGGAGCGCCGGGTGAAGTGCGGCGAGCCGTTGGCGCGGCGTTTTTCGAAAACGCTTTTGGCATTTCGGAATCCCGCACGAATCCGAGGGGCGTGTACGCGGGGCTGGTCCATCTTGGAGTCGACGAACGCACCGAGCCCGCATGGCAGGCGAGCCAGCAACAGATCCTGGAGCTTCTGGAACTGCACTTCGCAAAACACGATTACGCACTCGGCGGACGGCCGAGTCTGGCGGACTACGGTCTGCTCGCGCCGCTGTACGCGCATCTCTACCGCGACGCCGTTCCGGGGTTCGCGCTTCGAACGCATTTCCCGTTGGTATGTGAGTGGGTTGAACGCACCAACGGTGAAGGCGCGCTCAACGCGCGAATGTACGGGCAGAAGCTCTATTCACTCGACGAGGCGGGCCAGCTCGTGGGGCGAGAGGCGACCAGCGACGGCGCAGCCTGGCTGGAAAGCGATGAGATTCCAGATACTCTTTTGCCGCTGCTCGGCGTCTTCTTCGAGGAGATGTGGCCGGTCCTGCGCGACGCGATGCAAGTGCTCACTCGGTTCATCGCAAGCGACATGCATCGGTCCGATGGTGAACTTCCGGGCAAGACCTTTACGGCCACCCCGGGCTTCGAAGCACATCAGACCGGGGAAGGGGCTCTGACGCAGGAGTTCGAGATTGGCGGCGTGCGCGGTCGACGCATGGTCGTTCCCTATCAGATCTGGATGCTCCAGCGCCTGGAGCGCGTACTCGCATCGTGTACGTCAACTCCCGATGCTCGAGAACGCGTCACTTCGCTCCTCGCCGAAATTCCGAACGGTCTTGAACTCCTGGAGCTCGGCAAGAAGCTCGCCGGGTGTCGCGTGCGCAAAGAGGGAGCGCTTTTGTACGCGGAACGCGGCAGTGAGTGCAGCGCTTAG